In Caldisalinibacter kiritimatiensis, the genomic stretch ACAATCTATTCTTGAGGGCTAGCGCCCATTAAAATCTTTTAGATGCGAAACTTCTGAATTTATACTATTTGCATACCCATATAACTTAGTATAAGCATTATAATACCTGCAGTTATTACTCCTGCAACTATGGCAGGAAATGCTTGTTTAAAATCAATCTCAAATAAACTAGCTGCTATACATCCAGTCCATGCTCCAGTAGTAGGAAGAGGTATAGCTACCAATAAATAAAGTCCAAACACTTTATATTTTCTAACCTTTTCACTTCTTCTTAGCGTTCTTCTTTTTATCCAATCTATAATACCACCAAATACCTTTGTTTTTTCAAAGTATCTAAATGTAGGCTTTAATAAT encodes the following:
- a CDS encoding COG2426 family protein — its product is MGDIISVFKKEMLVILFAMTPVFELRGAIPLGITLGFEPIHSTILSIAGNIIPVPLLLKLLKPTFRYFEKTKVFGGIIDWIKRRTLRRSEKVRKYKVFGLYLLVAIPLPTTGAWTGCIAASLFEIDFKQAFPAIVAGVITAGIIMLILSYMGMQIV